Proteins from one Sarcophilus harrisii chromosome 2, mSarHar1.11, whole genome shotgun sequence genomic window:
- the LOC116422021 gene encoding transcription factor LBX2-like, with protein sequence MAAAGELVVDAGQPGTPAMSAWSPPTGAAPEPPLRRPYLPCVPAPVYRGRGSHSTVAVPRALPLPQSGCGIPGRPGPTPQTPPAADAAATRPRAGPGAPEAVGSNPEGGTTPEAEAGPEASPQSPLRWASERAWPGPKLRRSRTVFSIWQVSTLEKAFQKAPYPSLEDTAGLARELRITEAQVKIWFQNRRKKLKRQLQEQAQFLAPTQSNPFWTMVSPEERLQPDSHTCPFLCGQNSVLPPTCIPGFNHSLYDSRDLQALGLQMPHHHPNF encoded by the exons ATGGCCGCGGCTGGGGAGCTGGTTGTGGATGCCGGGCAGCCGGGGACTCCGGCCATGAGCGCATGGAGCCCTCCCACTGGGGCTGCCCCTGAGCCCCCTCTCCGGAGGCCTTACCTACCTTGCGTCCCGGCCCCAGTCTACCGGGGCCGGGGCTCCCACAGCACCGTGGCCGTCCCTCGGGCGCTCCCCCTGCCCCAGAGCGGGTGCGGGATCCCAGGGCGGCCGGGACCGACGCCACAGACACCACCCGCCGCCGATG CTGCGGCGACCCGGCCCAGAGCCGGCCCTGGAGCCCCGGAGGCAGTCGGCAGCAACCCCGAGGGCGGAACGACTCCGGAGGCGGAGGCCGGGCCCGAGGCCAGCCCGCAGTCGCCGCTTCGGTGGGCGTCGGAGCGAGCGTGGCCCGGGCCGAAGCTGCGCCGGAGCAGGACCGTCTTCTCCATCTGGCAAGTCAGCACGTTGGAGAAGGCTTTCCAGAAAGCTCCGTACCCCTCCTTGGAGGACACGGCCGGCCTGGCGCGGGAGCTGAGAATCACCGAGGCCCAG GTCAAGATCTGGTTCCAGAACAGAAGGAAGAAGCTTAAGAGACAACTCCAAGAGCAAGCACAATTCCTTGCTCCAACTCAGTCAAACCCTTTCTGGACTATGGTTAGCCCTGAGGAGAGACTACAGCCTGACAGTCACACTTGTCCTTTTCTATGTGGGCAGAACTCGGTCCTCCCGCCCACTTGCATCCCTGGCTTTAACCATTCTCTCTATGATTCTCGAGATCTTCAGGCTCTGGGATTGCAAATGCCTCATCACCATCCAAATTTCTAA
- the VENTX gene encoding homeobox protein VENTX: MTKAPFSVEWLSQSSQKSSHLDRGDSEASAGREGRGPRGLAGVTVFSGSPDISESPSTSAGPPDLPAATATATATAGGLSTFTPPPSQESRSVGEETSPEVSPGHCGLAEGPGPDPPGRGARRLRTAFTTKQISTLESSFKRHHYLGAAERRKLAGKMQLSEVQIKTWFQNRRMKLKRQLQDLRPPDPPPGFPLHFYSPLLLRSAPVPPPGLPYVYPSSPQLVQEPFAGALPLPPLPPLSLPPSSCKVAPPAIPSVLACLLSGCPDQASFLRAM; this comes from the exons ATGACCAAAGCTCCGTTCTCCGTGGAATGGCTGTCCCAGAGCAGCCAGAAATCCTCGCACCTCGACCGCGGGGACTCTGAGGCTTCCGCTGGAAGGGAAGGCCGCGGTCCCCGGGGCCTTGCAGGAGTTACAGTTTTTTCGGGGTCCCCCGACATCTCGGAATCGCCCTCTACAAGTGCCGGGCCCCCAGACCTGCCCGCCGCCACCGCCACCGCCACCGCCACCGCTGGAGGCCTTTCCACATTCA CGCCTCCTCCCTCCCAAGAATCCAGGTCTGTGGGCGAGGAGACCTCCCCCGAGGTCAGCCCTGGCCACTGCGGACTGGCCGAGGGCCCGGGCCCGGACCCCCCCGGCCGGGGCGCCCGCCGCCTTCGAACGGCTTTCACCACCAAGCAGATCAGCACTCTGGAGAGCTCCTTCAAACGCCACCACTACCTGGGCGCTGCCGAGAGGCGCAAGCTGGCGGGCAAGATGCAGCTGTCGGAAGTTCAG ATAAAAACCTGGTTCCAAAACCGCCGCATGAAGCTGAAACGCCAGTTGCAGGACTTGAGGCCGCCCGACCCTCCTCCAGGCTTCCCCCTCCACTTTTACAGCCCCCTGCTTCTGCGCTCAGCACCAGTGCCGCCGCCGGGCCTGCCGTACGTGTACCCCAGTTCGCCGCAGCTCGTCCAGGAGCCTTTTGCCGGTGCCCTGCCCCTCCCGCCTCTGCCCCCTCTCTCCTTACCCCCCAGCTCCTGCAAAGTCGCCCCTCCTGCCATCCCGTCGGTGCTGGCTTGTCTGCTCAGCGGCTGTCCAGACCAGGCCTCCTTCCTGAGGGCGATGTGA